In the Rattus rattus isolate New Zealand chromosome 18, Rrattus_CSIRO_v1, whole genome shotgun sequence genome, one interval contains:
- the LOC116887280 gene encoding phenazine biosynthesis-like domain-containing protein 2 → MKLPIFIADAFTVTAFRGNPAAVCLLESTLDEDAHQHIAREMNLSETAFIRKLQPTDDFTQSSRFGLRWFTPEAEFPLCGHATLASAAVLFHKRKNMNSTLTFVTMSGELKARRAEDGIVLDFPLYPTFPQDFHEVKDLIKAAIGDTLVQDIRYSPDTKNLLVRLSDSYDRSFLESLKVNTEPLPGIEKTGKVKGLILTVKGESGGQTIPYDFYSRYFAPWFGVPEDPVTGSTHTLLGPYWSKELGKKEMRAFQCSRRGGELDISLRPDGRVDMKGRVAVVLEGTLTA, encoded by the exons ATGAAGCTCCCGATTTTCATAGCCGATGCGTTCACAGTGACAGCTTTCCGCGGTAATCCTGCCGCAGTCTGCCTGCTGGAGAGC aCATTGGATGAAGATGCTCATCAGCATATTGCGAGGGAAATGAACCTCTCCGAAACAGCTTTCATCCGAAAACTGCAACCAACTGACGACTTCACACAAA GTTCCCGATTTGGACTGAGGTGGTTTACCCCAGAGGCTGAGTTTCCCTTGTGTGGCCACGCCACCCTGGCTTCTGCAGCTGTGTTGTTTCACAAAAGAA AGAACATGAACAGCACCCTGACTTTTGTCACTATGAGTGGGGAACTAAAGGCCAGAAGAGCAGAAGACGGGATTGTCCTGGACTTTCCTCTCTACCCAACCTTCCCCCAG GACTTCCATGAAGTTAAAGACTTGATAAAG GCAGCCATAGGTGACACCCTAGTCCAGGACATCCGGTACTCCCCAGATACCAAAAACCTCCTGGTCCGGCTCAGCGATTCTTATGACAG GTCCTTTCTAGAGAGCCTGAAGGTGAACACAGAGCCTCTGCCTGGGATTGAGAAGACAGGGAAGGTGAAAGGCCTCATCCTCACTGTCAAAGGAGAGTCTGGGGGGCAGACGATCCCGTATGACTTCTACTCCAGATACTTTGCGCCTTGGTTTGGTGTGCCTGAAGACCCGGTAACAG GGTCCACCCACACTCTTCTTGGCCCCTACTGGTCTAAGGAgctggggaagaaagaaatgcGAG CCTTTCAGTGTTCCCGCCGAGGAGGGGAGCTGGACATTTCCTTGCGACCTGATGGGCGGGTTGACATGAAGGGCAGAGTCGCTGTTGTCTTGGAGGGCACGCTGACCGCCTAG